GTAAAACCTCAAGTTCGAGAGCTCGTGATGTTTCTTGGAATACATGCTTCGGACATCTCGGGACCTCTCGGTTGTACAGTTCATGTGCAGTAAGCTTATGTCTTCCATTCGCACCTCGCTTTTACTGTTGTGTTTTACTGCAGAGGGTGTTGTTACAACATTCTTGCTTGCAAGTTCCGAAACCAAGACGGGACGAGGGGACGAGGGGAAGTGAATTCTACACTTCTTTGCTAGTGTGCTGGCCTTGTATTATGCTTTTAATAAGAGGTTTTATGTTGATTTAAATTCTATGTGCTACAATCTTAACCGATTGAGTTAAAAGTCTTTTAATTTTAGAATACGTGAACTAGTCAATCTTCAGTTCTCTCCGTCtcatatttacaaaatttaaatttcgaACTTCGCAACAGGGGATCAAAATTATGATGCATGCTGAGAAACAAAATGTAAGGTCATCTCTAACTGGAGGAGGGTCAAAGGGTTCATTTTAGCCTTATAGCCctgcaagaaattatattttaatgaacagtgttatgttatattttataccatcttcAACCGAGAGGGTCAAAGGGTCATTGGCCAAACATaattgattattattattattttaattaaattaatatggttaattaaattaaactaccatattaaaataagatttttgtacatattttgagtgtcacttGTCGCCAAATGAATAAGCTTCTTGATTTCTTATATTTttgtaatctcaataattttttgaaTAGGATTTTGAGCTACACGCGTTGCTAATGTGAGTAACTCTtcagatttcttatctttatgtaatctcaataatttttcgaaTAGGATTTTGAGTGACACGTGTCACTAAAAATAGTAACTCTtcagatttcttatctttatataatcttaataattttttagatAGGATTTCGAGTGCCACGTGTCGATATGTAATTGGTTGTGCAAATTTTAGATATGATTCTTATTTACGTGGCATTTCTTATCTTCAGTTTTCAATTTTGTAGGAATGatgaaggtatttataggaaaaaaaattagaactttttttttttaattcttcaaaaaaaaaattttcaaattccaaCGGTAACCTGACGACAACATAAAGTTAGCTGGCCGCTACTAGTTGGCGTCTCATGCTAACACCAGGTAGCCGTTGACATTCAAATGGGCTGGGGTGGAGGGCTGACAAAATGTTAAGCTTGACATTCTGATGCTAAAGGGCTAGTTGGAAATGACCAGGGGGGCTGGCCTGATTTGGGGGTTTGGGCCCAATATGGCCCACAAGTCATTTGGTCTagtcctcggttggagatggttttcgtATTCCGAGCTATTTTTAGCCCTATAACCTTTTGGCCGGAtcgattggagatgacctaaaaCATATTATTCGggccaaaacaaaaatatgataCGCGCTAAGGAAGAGCATGCAAAACATATTTGTTCTGGGAGTAAATTACAATGCAATCGCTCTGCATTTGAGACTCATCGTCGTCTTCGTCCAGAATGTAGACCAAAACACGTTTTCTTGCAGCGAAAACACAGGCCACGCCTCTTGACGCTGTTACAATAAAATTCAACCGAAATTTCAGAGCAACTTCTTTTAGGAACTTGTTCGATTTTTACTGAGAAACAATTTTAAGAACTTACAGCTGACTGCCAGGGGAGCAACGACGGAATGAGGTATACTGCGCACCTTCTCACTCTGCATTTCCAGGTGAACAACAGAGTCCTAAATGTACACATTTCGGAAAGTATCATTTATTGAAGAGCAACTTGGGAAGAGAACATGCACGACAAAGAGGCATCAAGTGAccctttaccacagtggtgaAAAGGTGTCGAGCCATTGCATGACAGCGTGGATTCAAACTCCGTTGATGACTAATATAATGTGAGAGAAAAACCTGAGAAGCGGCTGGCTTGTCGAACTGAAGCTGAAAGGGAAGAACTCGCTGGGCCTCGTCGGTTTCCATGGCTAAATCTGCAAGCGCAGAGAGCTTTGCAATAAAACCCTGCTGCTAACACTGGAATGAATGGGAGCAAAAACGCCGGCGTTGTGGAAGAGGGAGATGGTGACTGAACTGAAGCAGtgctctgagagagagagagagagagagagagagagagagagagagagatttgaataaaaacaaaaacaatacgccgttgccggggatcgaACCCGGGTCACCCGCGTGACAGGCGGGAATACTTACCACTATACTACAACGACTGAGTTGCTACTTGCTCATGAAATATCCCTTATATCACTTGGGCACTTGTAATTTATATGGAGTATATCACTTTGGACCTATAATTGTTATGTTGCGATTTAAATCTTGTAGTTTACTTATTGTTGCAATTCAAAAATAAGGTCTCATTAGCTTAACTACATCATTGAAATGTAAccataataaaataacaaaattttaaaagtagAAACGTACGAAAAAGTTATTAAACGTAAACAATCATTTTATATACAAAAAATTACTTTATATACATCGAAGTGGAAAGTTGCCCAAAATAGATAGAGAGTATATAATATTACATTTTGGCCCATAAAAATGAGAAAGAATTCAAGGTAAATTCCGTTGCTTAAAATTGAAGGAGTATTGTTATTATGATAtgatgatatttttcttcacgtATAAATGAAATGTGGTACGTTCGAATCTGGACGAATTCGTATCAGgatgtaccaaaaaaaaaaaaaactgaagcagCATTCCCTATTTTTGGCGGTAATACCCAAACCCAGCAAGCTCTCACTCATAGCTGATCAGCAAGCCTCAAGAGCTTGAACGATGGCCGAAGAAGAAGAGCGGCAGCAGCACCAACCCAATTCGCCTTCCCCAGACGCAGAAATTACAGAACACCCAACCCAGCAACAGCAAGACGGCTACTCTTGGCCGGCGATTCGGTTCGATGTTCATCCGCACAGAGCCTTCCACTTCCGCCACCAGTTCCGAACTTCCCCAATTCCCAACAGCTTTCTCAAGGGCGTCACATGGTAATTCCTTTTGCATCCGCCTTACTTtcccatgattttttttttcataaatttgtTGTCTTTTTGTTTGgggtttgattttttgtttccgGCGTAGGTCGCCGGATGGGTCGTGCTTTCTTACCAGTTCCGAGGACAACACGCTTCGGGTTTTCGCATTGTAAGTTCTCATCGATTGACGGCTTTTGTCTTATTTTTGTATGGATTTTGAGTAGAGCATTGCCGTTTGATTTGGGTTACAATTTGGGGAttttgtttctgactttcagAACTCAAAATGCAGTTCAAAAACCAACCTTTTCGAAAATCGCTGACGGTGGTGTTCGCTAACTCTACTCTTGTTTCGTTTTTATCAGACCAGATTATGGGAGTGAGAATGATCATGGGTGTTCTGTAGCTGCTGATGAAGGTAAGTTCTTGCCCCGAAATATATTTGCTTTGGAGTTTATTGTATGCCAATCTGCCAATAGAAGACTTGTTACCTGAAAGTTTATGGTTGGTATTGTTTGAATGAAAATTTTCGGGGACGAGCTATGTTTGATTGGTTTTGTATTTGCATGTAAGTGTAATCATCTTTTTAGACATTTTATGTTTGTACTCTTAAGCTGCAGATTCGTATGCTGCAAACCTTGTTGTGAACGAGGGAGAGTCTGTATACGACTTCTGTTGGTACCCATACATGTCTGCTTCAGGTACTTTTGTAACTCTTCTAAGGGGGGACAATTTGTTAAGTTTATTCTTTATTGTGACGATGAGAACCTGAACTTGATATTCAGGTTATTTACTTTAGAGTGGCTGATATGATTCTGTAAGCTAAAGCTTGATTTGGAATTTTCTACGACATTGCAGACCCGGTTACCTGTGTTTTTGCAACTACATCTCGTGACCATCCCATTCATCTTTGGGATGCTTCTTCTGGACAGGTGCTGGCTCATTATTACAAATCTAGATCACTCTTTTCCCATGTGTACACAGCTCTTCTATGTATTTTTTGGTTTAATGTTTGTATATCTTATTACACCATTGGTATTGGGCTGAAATTGCAGCTACGTTGCACTTATCGTGCTTATGATGCTGTGGATGAAATCACGGCTGCTTTTTCAATTGCCTTTCCTTTTCAATATTCTACTGGAACAAAGTAAGCAATattcttttcctttccttttcaaAGGTTATATAATTCAATTGCATGTTTTCTACTTCGTTTTTATGTGACTTCAATTGTTTTGTAGGATTTTTGCTGGATACAACAAATCCGTTCGGGTGTTTGATTTACATAACCCTGGTAGGGATTTTGAACAATATTCGACACTTCAAGGAAACAAAGAAGGCCAAACGGGTACATGTTATCAATTTATCTCTAATTTCTGATGATAAATTACGAAGATGTGCAAGTGCACATTTCTCAACGTTTTTATTGTGGACAGGTATAGTGTCCGCAATGTCTTTTTGTCCAACCCATAGTGGAATGCTTGCTATAGGTTCTTACAGCAAAACTGCTGCAATATATAGCGAAGATAATATGGAACCCTTGTATGTATTGCATGGTCATGAAGGTGGGATTACACATGTAAGTCATCATTCCTTATTGTGCATTTCACTTTGATCATAACTTCAACAGATGAACCGAAGCTTTTGCTTTCAGGTCCAGTTTTCAAAGGATGGAAATTATTTATATACTGGAGCCCGAAAGGTAAATGCTTTTACATGCTccatcattttttgttttaattttttctgtCTCTCCGTTATTTAATGGATATACGGTAAACCAGTTCTATGTAAAAACTGTCAGTTTATAGTGTGACTTATTCTTCACATGGAAATTTATTAACGTATTATATGTAATATATTAGCATTTGTGATCTTGCATTCGATTCTAAATGTGATTGACTTTGGCTTCCATAAATTACTCGAAGGATCCTTATATATTATGCTGGGATATACGCAAAGCAGTTGATGTTGTGTACAAGTAAGatattttttctttccttctttagtGGTTTAGTTTAGAAAGATATATAGTTTTTTGTACATTGGAGGTCTCTTCTGCTCATGTTACTTTATTTGCCCCTGGAATCAGGTTATATAGGTCATCGGAAGATACCAACCAACGGATTTTGTTTGATATTGAGCCACTTGGACGCCATCTTTGTACAGGTGGTCAGGTACCGTCTTACCTTTGAATTATGTTTCAGTGTCCAAATATGATGCCATAAACCAAGTCAAAACTCCAAACCCCATTTCGGATGTAATGAAACAACTTTTTTAATCGTGTATATGTGTTTTAGGACGGTGTTGTGCATATCTATGATCTGCAAACTGGACAATGGGTATCAGGCT
This genomic interval from Malus domestica chromosome 05, GDT2T_hap1 contains the following:
- the LOC103427841 gene encoding uncharacterized protein isoform X3 — translated: MAEEEERQQHQPNSPSPDAEITEHPTQQQQDGYSWPAIRFDVHPHRAFHFRHQFRTSPIPNSFLKGVTWSPDGSCFLTSSEDNTLRVFALPDYGSENDHGCSVAADEAADSYAANLVVNEGESVYDFCWYPYMSASDPVTCVFATTSRDHPIHLWDASSGQLRCTYRAYDAVDEITAAFSIAFPFQYSTGTKIFAGYNKSVRVFDLHNPGRDFEQYSTLQGNKEGQTGSYSKTAAIYSEDNMEPLYVLHGHEGGITHVQFSKDGNYLYTGARKDPYILCWDIRKAVDVVYKLYRSSEDTNQRILFDIEPLGRHLCTGGQDGVVHIYDLQTGQWVSGFQAALDTVNGISFHPFLPMATTSSGHRRFVDPDGGNDKLHLSGDENCASVWSFSVASMVENDGAMDGDDYNSHNLDQHP
- the LOC103427841 gene encoding uncharacterized protein isoform X2 — encoded protein: MAEEEERQQHQPNSPSPDAEITEHPTQQQQDGYSWPAIRFDVHPHRAFHFRHQFRTSPIPNSFLKGVTWSPDGSCFLTSSEDNTLRVFALPDYGSENDHGCSVAADEDSYAANLVVNEGESVYDFCWYPYMSASDPVTCVFATTSRDHPIHLWDASSGQLRCTYRAYDAVDEITAAFSIAFPFQYSTGTKIFAGYNKSVRVFDLHNPGRDFEQYSTLQGNKEGQTGIVSAMSFCPTHSGMLAIGSYSKTAAIYSEDNMEPLYVLHGHEGGITHVQFSKDGNYLYTGARKDPYILCWDIRKAVDVVYKLYRSSEDTNQRILFDIEPLGRHLCTGGQDGVVHIYDLQTGQWVSGFQAALDTVNGISFHPFLPMATTSSGHRRFVDPDGGNDKLHLSGDENCASVWSFSVASMVENDGAMDGDDYNSHNLDQHP
- the LOC103427841 gene encoding uncharacterized protein isoform X1 yields the protein MAEEEERQQHQPNSPSPDAEITEHPTQQQQDGYSWPAIRFDVHPHRAFHFRHQFRTSPIPNSFLKGVTWSPDGSCFLTSSEDNTLRVFALPDYGSENDHGCSVAADEAADSYAANLVVNEGESVYDFCWYPYMSASDPVTCVFATTSRDHPIHLWDASSGQLRCTYRAYDAVDEITAAFSIAFPFQYSTGTKIFAGYNKSVRVFDLHNPGRDFEQYSTLQGNKEGQTGIVSAMSFCPTHSGMLAIGSYSKTAAIYSEDNMEPLYVLHGHEGGITHVQFSKDGNYLYTGARKDPYILCWDIRKAVDVVYKLYRSSEDTNQRILFDIEPLGRHLCTGGQDGVVHIYDLQTGQWVSGFQAALDTVNGISFHPFLPMATTSSGHRRFVDPDGGNDKLHLSGDENCASVWSFSVASMVENDGAMDGDDYNSHNLDQHP
- the LOC103427841 gene encoding uncharacterized protein isoform X4, which produces MAEEEERQQHQPNSPSPDAEITEHPTQQQQDGYSWPAIRFDVHPHRAFHFRHQFRTSPIPNSFLKGVTWSPDGSCFLTSSEDNTLRVFALPDYGSENDHGCSVAADEDSYAANLVVNEGESVYDFCWYPYMSASDPVTCVFATTSRDHPIHLWDASSGQLRCTYRAYDAVDEITAAFSIAFPFQYSTGTKIFAGYNKSVRVFDLHNPGRDFEQYSTLQGNKEGQTGSYSKTAAIYSEDNMEPLYVLHGHEGGITHVQFSKDGNYLYTGARKDPYILCWDIRKAVDVVYKLYRSSEDTNQRILFDIEPLGRHLCTGGQDGVVHIYDLQTGQWVSGFQAALDTVNGISFHPFLPMATTSSGHRRFVDPDGGNDKLHLSGDENCASVWSFSVASMVENDGAMDGDDYNSHNLDQHP